A portion of the Flavobacterium magnum genome contains these proteins:
- a CDS encoding pirin family protein produces METNHKNAVLHKANTRGYANHGWLESYHTFSFAGYNNPERVHFGVLRVLNDDRVNGGMGFGTHPHHDMEIISIPLEGDLEHKDSMGNLAVIRKGDIQVMSAGSGISHSEYNRNEGEAVKFLQIWVIPNQRGVTPRYDQVTLNPADRHNNLQQVVSPKADDKGVWIHQDAWFHLGEFDKDVKTSYNIKKEGNGVYAFILKGSFTIDGQVLDTRDGFGITGVDSIDISSLSDGAEILLMEVPMQLPVF; encoded by the coding sequence ATGGAAACAAATCATAAAAATGCCGTTCTGCATAAAGCCAACACCCGTGGCTACGCAAACCACGGGTGGCTCGAATCATACCATACCTTTAGCTTTGCCGGCTACAACAATCCGGAGCGCGTACACTTCGGTGTACTTCGGGTACTCAACGACGACCGCGTAAACGGTGGGATGGGTTTCGGCACGCACCCGCACCACGACATGGAAATTATTTCGATCCCACTGGAAGGCGACCTTGAACATAAAGACAGTATGGGGAATCTTGCCGTCATCCGCAAAGGCGACATCCAGGTTATGAGCGCGGGCAGCGGTATTTCGCACAGCGAATATAACAGGAACGAGGGCGAAGCGGTAAAATTCCTGCAGATTTGGGTAATACCCAACCAAAGGGGTGTCACACCGCGCTACGATCAGGTAACTTTAAATCCTGCGGACCGACACAACAATTTGCAGCAGGTAGTTTCGCCAAAAGCAGATGATAAGGGTGTGTGGATCCACCAGGATGCCTGGTTTCACCTCGGTGAATTTGATAAGGACGTCAAGACTTCGTACAATATTAAGAAGGAAGGAAACGGGGTGTATGCTTTCATTCTTAAAGGAAGTTTCACCATTGACGGCCAGGTGCTGGATACAAGAGACGGTTTTGGCATCACGGGGGTGGATTCGATTGATATCTCATCCCTTTCCGACGGCGCTGAAATCCTGTTGATGGAAGTCCCGATGCAATTGCCGGTCTTTTAA
- a CDS encoding PIG-L family deacetylase, whose product MRKISLLFLLTLLCQTGAQAQQPVKPNVADIYAQIQKLNVLGTVLYIAAHPDDENTRLISYYANERKYRTGYLSLTRGDGGQNLIGAELRELLGTIRTQELLEARKIDGGEQFFSRANDFGYSKNPDETLAIWDKAQVLSDIIWQIRKFQPDVIINRFDHRTPGTTHGHHTASAMLSFESFNLANNPNSYADQLEYVKPWQPKRMFFNTSWWFYGSKEKFDQADKTNMYSLQTGVYFPMLGKSNQEIAALSRSRHQSQGFGSTGTRGEETEYLEFINGDKPENKSDIFDGIDTSWNRVQGGKPIGLLLAAVEKNFDFTNPSASIPDLVKAYQMIQALDEAHWKAIKSEEIKEIIAGCAGLYLEAVTNIQEATPGSKIKVKMEATNRSAVDMTLSSVTFLPAQKTISQGVALKNNFPFTLEQELEIGAQSAYTQPYWLDEKGTVGMYRVNDQQNIGKPDVIRELKAVFNIRINGTDLPFEKEITYKFNDDAKGEIFRPFDIVPDVSVSISNKVTIFNTKKPKLVDVRIQSGKDNVKGNVSLNLPPDWKVIPSQSAFDLSKKGSEQSFTFEVFPPAGGAEAVAKAVAMIDGKTFSQEQVNIKYDHISRQQVLKPAEARFIRLDIKTGSEKIAYIMGVGDEVPKSLIQMGYDVTVIKPEEISKEKLAGFDVAMTGIRAYNVAQALSLKQDVLFDFVKEGKTMIVQYNTTDDLVTDKIAPFPLKLSRDRVTEENAPVRFLNPESPVLNSPNKITARDFEGWRQEQGLYYPNEWDKAFTPILSSNDKGETAKNGALLIANYGKGHYIYTGLSFFRELPEGVSGAYRLMANLISLKK is encoded by the coding sequence ATGCGTAAAATCAGTCTCTTATTCCTGCTTACTTTACTATGTCAAACCGGCGCGCAGGCACAACAGCCGGTAAAACCTAACGTCGCCGACATCTACGCCCAAATCCAGAAACTTAATGTCTTGGGGACCGTACTGTACATCGCTGCCCATCCTGATGACGAAAATACGCGTCTGATTTCCTATTACGCTAACGAAAGAAAATACCGCACAGGTTACCTCTCACTGACGCGTGGCGACGGTGGGCAAAACCTTATCGGGGCTGAATTAAGGGAATTACTCGGCACCATCCGCACCCAGGAATTGCTTGAGGCCAGGAAAATCGACGGCGGCGAACAATTTTTCTCGCGCGCCAACGATTTCGGCTACTCTAAAAATCCTGATGAAACGTTGGCCATATGGGATAAAGCGCAAGTATTAAGCGACATCATCTGGCAAATCAGGAAGTTTCAGCCTGATGTGATCATCAATCGTTTTGACCATCGTACGCCGGGCACTACCCATGGCCACCACACCGCTTCGGCGATGCTGAGCTTTGAGAGTTTTAATCTGGCGAACAACCCGAATTCTTATGCTGACCAACTAGAATATGTAAAGCCATGGCAACCGAAACGCATGTTTTTCAATACGTCGTGGTGGTTTTACGGTAGTAAGGAAAAATTCGATCAGGCCGACAAAACCAATATGTACAGCCTGCAAACGGGAGTGTACTTCCCCATGCTGGGTAAATCAAACCAGGAAATTGCCGCATTGAGCCGCAGCCGCCACCAGTCGCAGGGGTTTGGAAGCACAGGGACGCGCGGTGAGGAAACCGAGTACCTCGAATTTATTAATGGCGACAAACCAGAAAATAAGTCTGATATTTTTGACGGCATCGATACGTCCTGGAACCGCGTTCAAGGGGGAAAGCCTATTGGCTTGTTGCTTGCTGCAGTGGAGAAAAATTTCGATTTCACAAATCCATCGGCGAGTATCCCCGATCTTGTTAAGGCCTATCAAATGATCCAGGCATTGGATGAAGCGCATTGGAAAGCCATAAAATCAGAAGAAATAAAGGAAATAATTGCAGGTTGCGCCGGACTGTACCTTGAGGCGGTCACCAACATTCAGGAAGCCACGCCGGGCAGCAAAATCAAAGTAAAGATGGAAGCTACCAACAGGAGCGCAGTTGATATGACGCTCTCATCGGTCACATTTTTACCCGCGCAAAAAACAATCTCCCAGGGTGTAGCGCTCAAAAACAATTTCCCGTTCACACTGGAGCAGGAACTTGAAATCGGCGCCCAATCCGCCTACACACAGCCGTATTGGCTCGATGAAAAGGGAACCGTAGGAATGTACCGCGTGAATGACCAGCAAAACATCGGAAAGCCTGATGTAATCCGGGAATTGAAGGCTGTTTTTAACATCCGCATCAATGGCACCGACCTTCCTTTTGAAAAAGAAATCACGTACAAATTCAATGACGACGCGAAAGGCGAGATATTCCGCCCTTTCGACATCGTGCCGGACGTTTCGGTTTCCATCTCGAATAAAGTTACGATCTTCAATACAAAAAAGCCGAAACTGGTTGACGTGCGTATCCAATCCGGAAAGGATAACGTGAAAGGAAATGTGTCGCTGAACCTGCCGCCGGACTGGAAAGTGATTCCGTCCCAATCGGCTTTCGATTTGAGTAAGAAGGGTTCCGAGCAGTCGTTCACTTTTGAAGTATTTCCACCGGCTGGAGGTGCTGAAGCTGTGGCCAAAGCCGTAGCCATGATTGATGGGAAGACGTTCAGCCAGGAACAGGTCAACATCAAATACGACCACATCTCAAGGCAACAGGTGCTTAAGCCGGCTGAGGCGCGTTTCATCAGGCTGGATATAAAAACAGGCAGTGAAAAGATCGCCTATATTATGGGTGTGGGCGATGAAGTCCCGAAAAGCCTGATCCAGATGGGTTATGATGTCACCGTGATCAAACCGGAAGAAATCTCCAAGGAAAAACTGGCCGGTTTCGACGTCGCCATGACCGGCATCCGCGCTTACAATGTCGCACAGGCACTATCATTGAAACAGGACGTGCTTTTCGATTTTGTGAAAGAAGGCAAAACGATGATCGTGCAATACAACACTACAGATGATTTGGTTACCGATAAGATTGCGCCGTTCCCGTTGAAGTTATCGCGGGACCGGGTGACCGAGGAAAATGCACCTGTACGGTTCCTGAATCCCGAATCACCCGTACTCAATTCCCCGAATAAAATTACTGCGAGGGACTTTGAGGGCTGGCGACAGGAACAGGGTTTGTACTACCCGAATGAATGGGACAAAGCATTCACCCCAATCCTCTCGTCCAACGACAAGGGCGAAACGGCTAAAAACGGTGCGTTGCTTATCGCCAATTATGGAAAAGGGCATTACATTTATACCGGACTCAGTTTCTTCAGGGAATTGCCGGAAGGCGTTTCAGGGGCTTACAGGCTGATGGCCAATCTAATCTCTTTAAAAAAATAG